Proteins from a genomic interval of Sphingobacterium sp. SYP-B4668:
- the odhB gene encoding 2-oxoglutarate dehydrogenase complex dihydrolipoyllysine-residue succinyltransferase — protein sequence MSLEIKVPAVGESITEVTLAQWLKQDGDYVEMDENIAELESDKATFELPAEKAGILKIIAQEGDTLEIGAVVCTIEEGGAPSGDAPKAADKSTTAAAATPTATSAKDNEDPDSYAAGTASPAAAKILREKGIDPSSIKGTGKDGRITKEDAEKAQVTAKPEAAQPKAAPAPTLSAPAAGARNERREKMTSLRKTIAKRLVAVKNETAMLTTFNEVNMQPIMDLRSKYKDTFKEKHGVGLGFMSFFTKAVTTALREWPAVNARIEDNELVYSDFADISIAVSAPKGLVVPIIRNAESLSLHEIEKKIGELAGKARDNKLTIEEMTGGTFTITNGGVFGSMMSTPIINAPQSAILGMHNIIQRPVAENGQVVIRPMMYIALSYDHRIIDGRESVSFLVRVKQLLEDPARLLLEV from the coding sequence ATGAGCTTAGAAATTAAAGTACCTGCAGTAGGTGAATCTATCACGGAAGTCACCTTAGCACAGTGGTTGAAACAAGATGGCGACTACGTAGAGATGGACGAAAACATCGCCGAATTGGAATCCGATAAAGCAACATTTGAATTGCCAGCTGAAAAAGCAGGTATCCTAAAAATCATTGCACAAGAAGGTGATACTTTAGAAATCGGTGCTGTAGTATGTACAATCGAAGAAGGTGGTGCTCCGTCTGGTGATGCTCCAAAAGCAGCCGATAAATCGACAACGGCCGCTGCAGCAACTCCTACTGCTACTTCGGCTAAAGATAACGAAGACCCAGACTCGTATGCTGCAGGTACTGCTTCTCCGGCTGCTGCCAAGATTTTGAGAGAAAAAGGAATAGACCCTTCTTCAATCAAAGGAACAGGTAAGGATGGTCGTATTACAAAAGAAGATGCTGAAAAAGCGCAAGTAACTGCAAAACCTGAGGCTGCTCAGCCCAAAGCCGCTCCTGCTCCTACCTTATCCGCGCCAGCTGCTGGAGCTCGTAACGAACGTCGTGAGAAAATGACCTCTCTTCGCAAAACTATTGCGAAACGCTTGGTAGCTGTTAAGAATGAGACGGCTATGTTAACGACATTCAATGAAGTAAACATGCAGCCTATCATGGATTTACGATCCAAATACAAAGACACATTTAAAGAAAAACATGGCGTAGGCCTAGGCTTTATGTCCTTCTTTACAAAAGCAGTAACGACAGCCCTGAGAGAATGGCCTGCTGTCAATGCACGTATCGAAGACAACGAATTGGTATACTCCGACTTTGCCGATATTTCTATCGCGGTATCTGCTCCTAAAGGTTTGGTAGTCCCTATTATTCGTAATGCTGAATCACTTTCTCTTCATGAAATAGAGAAAAAGATTGGTGAATTGGCTGGTAAAGCACGTGACAATAAATTGACGATTGAGGAAATGACTGGCGGTACTTTCACCATCACCAATGGTGGCGTATTTGGCTCTATGATGTCTACTCCTATCATTAATGCACCGCAATCTGCAATTCTAGGCATGCACAACATCATCCAACGTCCAGTTGCTGAAAATGGTCAAGTCGTCATTCGTCCAATGATGTATATTGCATTATCTTATGACCACCGCATCATTGATGGCCGTGAGTCTGTAAGCTTCTTGGTACGTGTCAAACAACTCTTAGAAGATCCTGCTAGACTTTTACTAGAAGTGTAA
- a CDS encoding 2-oxoglutarate dehydrogenase E1 component — MDNLTYLSNADSSYIDGLYQAYKQDPESVDFGWQKFFEGFDFGLSGEKGGVSGDAGAAPEHFLKEINVLNMINGYRDRGHLFTETNPVRERRKYYPGKELETFGLSEADMDTIFNAGVEVGLGPVKLREIRQLIEETYCRSIGAEFRYIRNPEKIKFLQDKMEADRNVPTFSLDKKKRILKKLNEAVVFESFLGTKFLGQKRFSLEGAESLIPALDSIIEKGSEIGIQEFVIGMAHRGRLNVLANIMGKSYKNIFSEFEGKMYEEDPEIHFGGDVKYHLGFSSDVKTDDGKSVHLSLAPNPSHLETVDAIIEGMVRSKIDMKYDGDSSKIAPIMIHGDAAVAGQGIVYEVIQMSKLDGYKTGGTIHIVINNQVGFTTNFKDARSSTYCTDIAKVTLSPVFHVNGDDVEALVYAINLAVEYRQKYKTDVFIDLLCYRRFGHNEADEPKFTQPLLYKAIEKHANPREIYAQKLLDQGSVDANLAKEMEKEFRSLLQERLDEAKGSQKLNDETPMFSGAWKGLRQAKANDIFKVANTKVDKKKFLELAKQISTLPSDKKFFRKITKVFEDRLKMIANDSYDWAMGELMAYATLLNEGNRVRISGQDVQRGTFSHRHAVVTLEDSEERYIPLAHVEGGDKFNIYNSHLSEYGVLGFEYGYASVNPHSLTIWEAQFGDFANGAQIIFDQYISSAETKWKRSNGLVMLLPHGYEGQGPEHSSARIERYLELCANANIIVANCTTPANYFHLLRRQLHRDFRKPLVEATPKSLLRHPKAVSKLEDFTNASFQEIIDDANVTAKSVKRVLLCSGKIYYELLEKQEAEKRNDVAIVRVEQLFPIAFDQIGALRKKYAKAEFVWVQEENENMGAWPFYLRKFNGSDLNLTVIAREESGSTATGYMKQHAAQQANIINKAFEIKK; from the coding sequence ATGGACAATTTAACATATTTGAGCAACGCCGATTCAAGTTATATTGACGGTCTTTATCAAGCTTACAAACAGGACCCAGAATCCGTTGATTTTGGATGGCAGAAATTTTTCGAAGGATTCGATTTTGGCCTTTCGGGCGAAAAAGGCGGAGTCTCGGGAGATGCAGGAGCTGCTCCAGAGCATTTCTTAAAAGAAATTAATGTATTGAACATGATCAATGGTTACCGTGATCGTGGTCACCTGTTTACAGAGACTAATCCTGTTAGAGAACGTCGTAAGTATTATCCCGGAAAAGAATTGGAGACTTTTGGTCTTTCCGAAGCCGATATGGACACTATTTTCAACGCCGGTGTGGAGGTCGGATTAGGTCCTGTTAAATTAAGAGAAATCCGCCAACTGATCGAAGAGACTTATTGCCGTTCTATTGGAGCTGAATTCAGATATATCCGCAACCCTGAAAAAATCAAATTTCTGCAGGACAAAATGGAGGCAGACCGTAATGTCCCAACCTTTTCACTTGATAAGAAGAAGCGTATCCTTAAGAAACTGAACGAAGCCGTTGTCTTCGAGAGTTTCTTAGGCACTAAATTTCTTGGTCAGAAACGTTTTTCATTAGAAGGCGCCGAAAGCTTAATACCTGCATTGGATTCTATTATCGAAAAGGGATCGGAAATAGGAATCCAAGAGTTTGTAATCGGTATGGCACACCGAGGTCGCCTGAATGTATTGGCCAATATCATGGGTAAATCCTACAAAAATATCTTCTCAGAATTTGAAGGCAAGATGTATGAGGAAGATCCTGAGATTCATTTTGGAGGAGACGTCAAGTACCATCTAGGCTTCTCTTCGGATGTGAAGACAGACGACGGTAAATCCGTCCACTTGAGTCTCGCGCCTAACCCTTCCCATTTAGAGACTGTGGATGCCATTATTGAGGGTATGGTTCGTTCAAAGATCGACATGAAGTACGATGGCGACTCTTCTAAGATAGCACCGATTATGATTCATGGAGATGCGGCTGTGGCAGGTCAAGGTATCGTCTACGAGGTCATCCAGATGTCTAAATTAGATGGCTATAAGACTGGTGGTACCATCCACATCGTCATCAATAACCAAGTGGGTTTCACGACCAATTTTAAAGACGCTCGTTCGTCAACGTATTGTACAGATATAGCAAAGGTAACGTTATCTCCGGTATTCCACGTGAATGGTGATGATGTAGAAGCCCTTGTGTATGCGATTAACCTAGCAGTGGAATATCGTCAAAAATATAAAACGGACGTATTCATTGATTTGCTTTGTTACCGAAGATTTGGTCATAATGAAGCAGATGAACCTAAATTTACGCAACCTCTACTATACAAAGCAATTGAAAAACACGCTAATCCGCGTGAAATCTACGCTCAGAAATTATTAGATCAAGGTAGTGTAGATGCCAATCTTGCCAAAGAGATGGAAAAAGAATTCAGGAGCTTATTACAAGAAAGATTGGACGAAGCGAAGGGTTCACAAAAACTGAATGATGAAACCCCTATGTTCTCTGGGGCATGGAAAGGCTTGCGTCAGGCTAAAGCAAACGATATCTTCAAGGTTGCAAATACAAAAGTAGACAAGAAGAAGTTCTTGGAGCTTGCCAAACAAATAAGTACGCTTCCATCAGATAAAAAATTCTTCCGCAAGATTACAAAAGTCTTTGAAGACCGTTTAAAAATGATTGCTAATGACAGCTATGACTGGGCAATGGGTGAATTGATGGCTTATGCTACGCTTCTAAATGAAGGTAATCGGGTACGTATATCTGGACAGGATGTACAACGGGGTACATTCTCTCACCGTCACGCAGTAGTGACGTTAGAGGATTCCGAAGAAAGGTACATTCCTTTAGCCCATGTAGAAGGAGGTGATAAATTCAACATTTACAACTCTCACCTATCCGAGTATGGTGTATTGGGATTTGAATATGGCTATGCATCTGTCAATCCGCACTCTTTAACAATCTGGGAAGCTCAATTTGGAGATTTTGCAAATGGTGCCCAAATCATATTTGACCAATACATATCGAGTGCAGAGACTAAGTGGAAACGCTCTAATGGTTTAGTGATGCTATTGCCACATGGATACGAAGGTCAAGGACCGGAACACTCTTCAGCTCGCATAGAGCGCTACCTAGAGTTGTGTGCCAATGCCAACATTATTGTGGCTAACTGTACTACACCTGCCAACTACTTCCACCTGTTGCGTCGTCAACTTCATCGTGACTTCCGCAAACCGTTGGTGGAGGCGACTCCAAAGAGCTTATTACGTCACCCTAAAGCGGTGTCCAAGCTTGAAGACTTTACCAATGCATCGTTTCAGGAAATCATAGACGATGCAAACGTAACGGCAAAGTCTGTGAAACGCGTATTGCTGTGTTCGGGCAAAATCTATTACGAATTGTTAGAAAAACAAGAAGCAGAAAAACGAAATGACGTTGCAATTGTTAGAGTAGAGCAGCTCTTCCCTATTGCCTTCGACCAAATTGGGGCGTTACGCAAGAAATATGCAAAAGCTGAATTTGTGTGGGTACAAGAAGAAAATGAAAATATGGGTGCTTGGCCTTTCTATCTTCGTAAATTCAACGGTTCAGACCTGAACTTGACCGTTATTGCGCGAGAAGAGAGTGGAAGCACTGCTACTGGTTACATGAAGCAGCATGCGGCACAACAAGCAAATATCATAAACAAAGCATTCGAAATAAAAAAATAA
- a CDS encoding deoxyribodipyrimidine photo-lyase, producing MENKVTLVWFRNDLRFHDNELLFEAIQKSPIIIPVYCFDPRYFAKNTSGYRNTGIHRALFLLKSVQKLKERFNAIGCDLLTYIGQPEEIIPRLAAKYEVHEVYHHREVASRETKISENVETELWKLRINLKHFIGHTLYHKEDLPFPIRDIPNDFTIFKKKTERESTVRQPFPEPTGLVTHPHLEKTLLPSLEDLGFSLEEIHLGQSNPMLMEGGEDAALLRVEHIIMGKENEQLDYISLSPYIAAGALSPIYLYHRIKDVMLQEHKKRAEKLILQLLWRDYFRFMLKKYPNVFFKRHGATKGNDSLPRENNANILEKWQKGQVGQETIDKAMQLLQQTGNLPIELKKIVSSFLLQEYDVDWRKGASYFEEVLIDFAPATTYGYWAHFAGVGTSPKDNVSIPWQSQLKSNYPNGIENILLSQNILA from the coding sequence ATGGAAAATAAAGTGACTCTTGTTTGGTTTAGAAATGATCTTCGTTTTCATGACAACGAATTACTTTTTGAAGCAATCCAAAAGAGTCCTATCATTATTCCTGTCTATTGTTTTGACCCGCGTTATTTCGCTAAAAATACCAGTGGCTATCGGAATACCGGCATCCATCGCGCCCTCTTTCTTTTAAAATCTGTTCAGAAACTAAAAGAAAGATTTAATGCGATAGGATGCGATTTATTGACCTATATAGGGCAACCAGAAGAGATTATCCCTCGTTTGGCGGCCAAATACGAAGTGCATGAGGTATACCATCATCGCGAAGTTGCCTCAAGGGAAACCAAAATTTCGGAAAATGTTGAAACTGAACTTTGGAAACTCAGGATTAATCTGAAACACTTTATAGGGCATACCCTTTATCATAAAGAAGACCTTCCTTTTCCAATTCGCGACATTCCGAATGACTTTACCATATTCAAAAAGAAAACCGAACGGGAGAGTACAGTTAGACAACCGTTTCCGGAGCCAACAGGATTGGTCACTCACCCTCATTTAGAAAAAACATTACTCCCTTCGCTTGAAGATTTAGGTTTTTCGCTTGAAGAGATTCATCTAGGACAATCAAATCCGATGTTAATGGAGGGAGGTGAGGATGCAGCGCTTTTAAGAGTCGAGCATATCATTATGGGGAAGGAAAATGAACAATTGGATTACATATCCCTATCTCCTTATATCGCTGCTGGCGCATTGTCTCCCATCTATCTGTATCATCGAATAAAAGATGTGATGCTACAAGAGCATAAGAAGAGAGCAGAAAAACTAATCTTACAATTACTTTGGCGAGATTATTTTCGTTTCATGCTTAAAAAATATCCGAATGTCTTCTTCAAAAGACACGGAGCTACAAAAGGGAATGATTCCTTACCTAGAGAAAACAACGCTAATATTCTCGAAAAATGGCAAAAGGGCCAAGTCGGACAGGAGACCATAGACAAGGCGATGCAGCTGCTGCAACAGACTGGAAACCTTCCTATAGAACTCAAAAAAATAGTGAGTTCCTTTCTACTACAAGAATATGACGTAGACTGGCGAAAGGGTGCTTCCTATTTTGAGGAAGTACTGATTGATTTTGCACCAGCTACAACGTATGGCTACTGGGCGCATTTTGCAGGAGTCGGAACGAGCCCTAAAGACAATGTAAGCATCCCTTGGCAGAGTCAACTCAAGAGCAATTATCCAAATGGAATCGAAAACATATTGTTGAGCCAAAATATTTTGGCATAA
- a CDS encoding SDR family oxidoreductase has protein sequence MREVLICGLNNYLGRRAVAHFANDELNVTAITRNTTLFFSRMKEPPTAKLYTIDLVRRTGDFDSFKIINLEAAFYFAQAPTLNDTVNIKLEILALKNYIELVKRQGCWRIVYVARLMDRMYLQPVVELFNVEGIQYTIVLKNCAVGKGSMLDNIFKVLEKQKIVVYVNQIAKVRFQPIAALDVIRWLQSMLTIDAFVDKIIELGGPAVMNFRDFFQVYGRFSPTHAPPRTLSLPKKLVKFIFTKLYKVNGENFEEFRHVIRHENLVDNTLWMKYMPFELTPIEQAVEIDC, from the coding sequence ATGAGAGAGGTTTTGATATGCGGTCTGAACAATTACTTGGGGAGGAGAGCAGTTGCACATTTTGCGAATGATGAATTGAACGTAACCGCGATCACTCGAAATACGACCCTTTTTTTTTCTCGGATGAAAGAGCCTCCAACGGCAAAATTATATACGATAGATCTTGTTAGACGGACTGGAGATTTTGACAGTTTTAAAATTATTAATCTCGAGGCTGCTTTCTATTTTGCCCAGGCACCCACACTCAATGATACAGTTAATATCAAACTGGAAATTCTAGCGCTTAAAAACTATATAGAGCTTGTGAAAAGACAGGGTTGTTGGCGTATTGTCTATGTGGCTAGATTGATGGATAGGATGTATCTCCAACCTGTTGTTGAGCTTTTTAATGTAGAGGGTATTCAATATACCATAGTCTTGAAAAACTGTGCAGTAGGCAAGGGGTCTATGCTTGACAACATCTTCAAAGTACTAGAAAAGCAAAAGATTGTAGTTTACGTCAACCAGATCGCGAAGGTGAGGTTCCAACCCATTGCTGCACTTGATGTAATTCGTTGGCTGCAGTCTATGTTGACGATTGATGCATTCGTGGACAAGATTATTGAGTTGGGCGGCCCCGCTGTCATGAACTTTAGAGATTTTTTTCAAGTCTATGGGCGCTTTAGTCCAACCCATGCTCCCCCTAGAACATTGTCTCTCCCGAAGAAATTAGTTAAGTTTATTTTTACAAAATTGTATAAGGTGAACGGCGAAAATTTCGAGGAATTTAGACATGTAATACGACATGAAAATCTAGTTGACAATACCCTATGGATGAAATATATGCCGTTTGAGCTCACACCTATTGAGCAAGCTGTCGAAATCGATTGCTAA
- a CDS encoding UbiD family decarboxylase: MGYKSLEECVLDLERHGHLIRIREEVDPYLEMAAIQMRVFDAQGPALYFERIKGTEFPAVSNLFGTLERSKFMFRDSLDHLKKLVDVKMNPAAVLKSPFQYIGSSMTALGALPWKRKRDAPILYGKTQISKLPPIVNWPMDGGAFVTMPQVYTEDITKPGIMNANLGMYRIQLNGNEYVQDKEIGLHYQLHRGIGVHQSKANAIGQPLKVSIFIGGPPAHPLAAVMPLPEGLSEMIFAGALGNRRFRYFYDEEGFCISADADFVITGTVYPNDNKPEGPFGDHIGYYSLTHPFPLMKVHNVYHKKNPIWSFTVVGRPPQEDTSFGALIHEITGAAIPQEINGLHAVHAVDPAGVHPLLFAIGSERYTPYQQVDRPQEILTIANQILGKNQLSLAKYLFITAHEDNPRLDIHDISKFMEHVLARIDLTRDIHFQTNTTIDTLDYSGDGLNAGSKVVFAAAGSVKRKLANEIPAGFDLPRPFQKAKMAIPGVVVIDGASFTNYDEEQRVIEEWCKEVAHLNWEGLPMIILADDAGFTADTVNNFVWVTFTRSNPAYDIYGVGSFTKFKHWGCNGPVIIDARTKPHHAPALIKDESVERKVDQLGKKGGSLYGII, encoded by the coding sequence ATGGGATACAAAAGTTTAGAGGAATGTGTATTGGATTTGGAACGACATGGACACTTGATTCGGATTAGAGAAGAGGTGGATCCGTATTTGGAAATGGCTGCGATTCAGATGCGGGTTTTCGATGCTCAGGGACCAGCACTATACTTTGAACGAATTAAGGGTACCGAATTTCCTGCTGTCTCTAACCTTTTCGGTACGCTTGAGCGATCGAAATTTATGTTTAGGGACTCTTTAGACCACTTGAAGAAACTTGTAGATGTAAAGATGAATCCAGCTGCGGTCTTAAAAAGCCCATTTCAATATATTGGCTCATCGATGACAGCATTGGGCGCATTACCTTGGAAACGGAAAAGAGATGCTCCTATTCTTTATGGAAAAACCCAAATTAGCAAATTACCACCCATTGTCAACTGGCCTATGGATGGAGGAGCTTTTGTGACGATGCCTCAGGTATATACCGAAGATATTACCAAGCCTGGAATCATGAATGCAAATTTGGGCATGTACAGGATCCAGTTAAATGGTAATGAATATGTACAAGATAAGGAAATAGGATTGCACTATCAGCTTCATCGAGGTATTGGTGTACATCAGTCTAAAGCAAATGCAATTGGACAACCTCTAAAGGTCAGCATTTTTATAGGAGGTCCTCCTGCACATCCTCTCGCTGCCGTAATGCCACTTCCGGAAGGTCTTTCAGAAATGATCTTTGCCGGAGCCTTAGGTAATCGGCGTTTTCGATATTTTTATGATGAAGAGGGATTCTGTATTTCTGCAGATGCTGATTTTGTTATCACGGGTACGGTGTATCCCAACGATAATAAGCCAGAGGGGCCTTTCGGCGATCATATTGGATATTATAGCCTTACGCATCCCTTTCCACTCATGAAAGTCCATAATGTTTATCACAAGAAAAATCCGATATGGTCATTCACAGTGGTGGGGCGACCTCCTCAGGAGGATACCAGTTTTGGCGCATTGATCCATGAAATAACAGGAGCTGCGATACCCCAAGAGATTAATGGCCTTCATGCTGTGCATGCTGTGGATCCAGCTGGAGTACATCCCCTACTTTTTGCAATTGGATCCGAGCGGTATACGCCTTATCAGCAGGTCGATCGGCCACAAGAAATATTGACGATCGCCAATCAAATATTAGGCAAAAATCAACTAAGTCTGGCCAAGTATCTTTTTATCACTGCCCATGAAGATAATCCGCGTCTAGATATACATGATATCTCTAAATTTATGGAACATGTGTTGGCTAGGATTGATTTGACTCGAGATATACATTTTCAGACCAATACTACTATCGACACCTTAGATTACTCTGGTGATGGACTCAATGCCGGATCTAAGGTAGTCTTTGCTGCCGCAGGTTCTGTCAAAAGAAAGCTAGCAAACGAAATACCAGCAGGGTTTGATTTGCCAAGACCTTTTCAGAAGGCAAAAATGGCAATACCAGGAGTTGTTGTCATAGATGGTGCTTCTTTCACAAATTATGATGAAGAGCAACGCGTGATAGAAGAGTGGTGCAAGGAGGTCGCACATTTGAATTGGGAAGGTTTACCCATGATTATATTGGCTGATGATGCAGGCTTTACCGCAGATACCGTCAATAACTTTGTATGGGTGACATTTACCAGAAGCAATCCTGCATATGATATTTACGGTGTGGGTAGCTTTACCAAATTTAAACATTGGGGATGCAATGGCCCCGTTATTATTGATGCTCGTACTAAACCACATCATGCTCCAGCCCTGATTAAAGACGAGTCCGTGGAGAGAAAGGTAGACCAATTGGGCAAAAAAGGCGGTTCTTTATATGGGATTATTTAG
- a CDS encoding sigma-54-dependent transcriptional regulator yields MKRILLIDDEEKLRKLMARIIGLEGEGYEVSETGSLRSATKLLSHSDFDVVLCDVKLSDGNGVEYVSEVKRLQPYAEVILLTAYGNIPDGVQAIKNGAFDYITKGDDNNRIIPLLNRAYDKAFLAKRVHQLESQIGKKYSFDSIIGKSRSVQQAISLGKKVAPMDTTVLLLGETGTGKEVFAQAIHYDSGRKQHAFVAINCSAFGRELLESELFGHKEGAFTGASKDKKGLFEEANLGTIFLDEIGEIPIDLQAKLLRVLESGEFLKVGDTTPTRVNVRILAATNRDLEEEIKKEHFRSDLFYRLSVFSITLPPLRERQEDIPSLASHYAQIFGLKANRTGLRLTSAYIDALGRYPWKGNIRELKNIIERSVIIADGDELDVDSLPMEFKNNGHHDSRSASPFSLAKVECDQIEKVLHHTSGNKAEAARLLEIGIATLYRKIEEYKIKI; encoded by the coding sequence TTGAAACGAATATTGTTGATTGACGACGAAGAAAAGCTTCGGAAACTAATGGCTCGCATTATTGGGCTAGAAGGAGAGGGTTACGAAGTGAGCGAAACTGGCAGCTTGAGAAGTGCAACAAAGTTACTCTCGCATAGTGATTTCGATGTGGTTTTATGTGACGTCAAGTTATCGGACGGAAATGGGGTAGAGTATGTTAGCGAAGTAAAGCGACTACAACCCTATGCTGAAGTAATCTTACTCACTGCATATGGAAATATTCCGGATGGCGTCCAAGCTATCAAGAATGGGGCTTTTGACTATATCACAAAAGGGGATGACAACAATCGAATTATTCCTCTACTGAATCGTGCATACGACAAAGCATTTCTCGCCAAACGAGTTCATCAACTTGAATCCCAGATTGGAAAAAAGTATTCGTTTGATAGTATCATTGGCAAGTCTAGGTCTGTGCAGCAGGCAATTTCTCTAGGTAAAAAAGTAGCTCCGATGGATACTACTGTTTTATTATTAGGAGAGACGGGGACGGGTAAAGAAGTTTTTGCTCAAGCAATTCACTACGATAGCGGTCGGAAGCAACACGCATTTGTAGCGATTAACTGTTCGGCATTCGGACGCGAGCTGTTGGAAAGTGAGTTGTTTGGTCACAAAGAAGGTGCCTTTACTGGTGCATCGAAAGATAAAAAAGGCTTGTTTGAAGAAGCAAACCTTGGAACTATTTTTTTAGATGAAATCGGTGAGATACCCATTGACCTTCAAGCAAAGTTACTAAGGGTTTTGGAATCCGGAGAATTTCTAAAAGTTGGAGATACTACGCCCACTCGCGTAAATGTACGCATATTGGCTGCTACAAATCGAGATTTGGAGGAGGAGATAAAAAAGGAACACTTTAGAAGCGACTTGTTTTATCGACTCTCTGTTTTCTCCATTACATTGCCGCCACTTCGTGAGCGTCAAGAAGATATCCCCTCTTTAGCTAGTCATTATGCACAAATATTTGGACTTAAAGCGAATAGAACGGGGCTTAGATTGACATCAGCTTATATTGATGCTTTAGGTAGATATCCATGGAAAGGCAATATTCGCGAACTTAAGAATATTATCGAACGTAGCGTTATTATTGCAGATGGTGACGAGTTGGATGTTGACAGCCTCCCCATGGAGTTCAAAAATAACGGACATCATGATTCCCGATCCGCTTCCCCATTTTCGTTGGCCAAAGTAGAGTGCGATCAAATCGAAAAAGTATTGCATCACACCAGTGGTAATAAGGCTGAGGCAGCTAGATTGCTAGAGATTGGTATCGCAACCTTATATCGTAAAATTGAAGAATACAAGATTAAAATATAG
- a CDS encoding DUF7674 family protein yields MKRIKKSDLFQLISSEIPEVQDEVNKLTSRDNIAGAIQIVVTFMKDMLRVHNISRVNWSMMFMGWLYGRGDSRLKELIENLFVRSFNSMKRHCDPQEWYIVQKKMPFSLRKVYTYQNANL; encoded by the coding sequence ATGAAACGAATAAAAAAAAGTGATCTTTTTCAACTTATCTCTTCTGAGATACCCGAAGTCCAGGACGAAGTTAACAAGTTGACGTCTCGAGATAACATTGCAGGAGCCATCCAAATAGTAGTCACCTTTATGAAAGATATGCTCCGTGTACACAATATCTCTCGCGTCAATTGGAGTATGATGTTCATGGGATGGTTATATGGTAGAGGAGATAGCCGCTTGAAAGAGCTTATCGAAAATCTCTTTGTCCGGTCCTTTAACAGTATGAAGAGGCATTGTGATCCACAAGAATGGTACATAGTTCAAAAGAAGATGCCCTTTAGTCTGCGAAAAGTGTACACCTATCAAAATGCTAATCTGTAA
- a CDS encoding DUF7674 family protein encodes METKVLKTIKEWVPQAVETSVENDYQALNELAEYFIQSMTMGGAGQERASESIQVVNLLYMSGKLHDKNAIENEFLARIAEDETPGSLKKHLQFFPKELRQAYLKTIIEN; translated from the coding sequence ATGGAAACTAAAGTTTTGAAAACCATCAAGGAGTGGGTTCCACAAGCTGTCGAGACAAGCGTGGAGAATGATTATCAAGCGCTAAATGAATTAGCCGAATATTTTATACAATCGATGACGATGGGAGGAGCGGGACAGGAACGAGCTTCAGAATCTATACAGGTCGTCAACTTGCTGTACATGAGCGGGAAACTGCACGATAAGAACGCGATAGAGAATGAGTTTTTAGCTAGGATTGCTGAAGACGAAACGCCAGGAAGCTTAAAAAAGCATCTGCAATTTTTTCCGAAAGAACTTAGGCAAGCTTATTTGAAAACTATAATCGAAAACTAA
- a CDS encoding potassium-transporting ATPase subunit F, which yields MIVLFIVAIFVFLYICYVLLKPEKF from the coding sequence ATGATAGTATTATTCATCGTGGCAATATTTGTGTTTTTGTACATCTGCTATGTATTACTAAAACCTGAGAAGTTTTAA